A region from the Benincasa hispida cultivar B227 chromosome 12, ASM972705v1, whole genome shotgun sequence genome encodes:
- the LOC120068012 gene encoding pre-mRNA-splicing factor CWC22 homolog gives MDEIEVVKCECCGLKEECTKDYISEVKANFDAKWLCGLCSQAVGDEILFRSKNNHHSPPPSSGGIQDAVNAHMLFCRKFKSNPAVRVADAMKQILRRRSTDLSSQSSSSSSSSSTTTNNFSTSNHSTPSSQVSDMSSFSSLR, from the coding sequence ATGGATGAAATAGAAGTAGTGAAGTGTGAGTGTTGTGGGTTAAAAGAAGAATGCACAAAAGATTACATTAGTGAAGTGAAGGCCAATTTTGACGCTAAATGGCTTTGTGGCCTTTGTTCTCAAGCCGTTGGTGATGAAATTTTGTTCAGATCTAAAAACAATCACCACTCGCCGCCGCCGTCCTCCGGAGGAATTCAAGACGCCGTTAATGCTCACATGCTTTTCTGCCGTAAGTTCAAATCTAACCCAGCCGTTAGAGTCGCTGACGCCATGAAGCAAATCTTGAGAAGGCGCTCAACCGACTTGTCGTCTcaatcctcttcttcttcttcttcttcttctactactACTAACAATTTCTCCACCTCTAATCATTCTACTCCTTCTTCCCAGGTTTCCGACATGTCGTCTTTCTCTTCCCTTCGATAA